A single region of the Prochlorococcus marinus str. MIT 0917 genome encodes:
- a CDS encoding magnesium chelatase subunit H yields the protein MFTQVRSANRRVSPVENHKHKAVMKAVYVVLEPQYQNALTQAANSLNSQNGPIGIELNGYLIEELRDNANYESFKKDIEKADLFVASLIFIEDLAQKVVEAVEPHKENLKAAVVFPSMPEVMRLNKLGTFSMAQLGQSKSIIGDFMKKRKESGGAGFQDSMLKLLNTLPSILKYLPVDKAQDARSFMLSFQYWLGGTPDNLKNFLLMLGRKYVFAELNIEEEKIEVAEPEVFPDLGIWHPLAPNMFEDKKEYLNWTASRDDLSNKTKEGPVIGLVLQRSHIVTGDDAHYVAVIQELEYRGATVIPIFCGGLDFSKPVNEFYYDPINPDKPIVDGVVSLTGFALVGGPARQDHPKAIDALKKLNRPYMVALPLVFQTTQEWEGSDLGLHPVQVALQIAIPELDGAIEPIVLSGRDDATGKAHTLQDRVDAIAERAIRWSSLRIKKRDQKKLAITVFSFPPDKGNVGTAAYLDVFGSIYRVLEEMKQKGYDIKDMPRNPKELMETLINDPEALQGSPELSIAHRMSVKEYEKLTPYSERLEENWGKPPGNLNSDGQNLLIYGKEFGNVFVGVQPTFGYEGDPMRLLYSRSASPHHGFAAYYTYLEKVWKADAVLHFGTHGSLEFMPGKQMGMSETCYPDSLIGGLPNLYYYAANNPSEATIAKRRGYASTISYLTPPAENAGLYKGLKELGELVGSYQQLRESGRGIQIVNAIVETSKKCNLDEDVKLPEKDASELDIDARDLVVGNVYKQLMEIESRLLPCGLHTIGKPATAEEAIATLVSIASIEREDDGIRSLPGLLAESKGKTIEEVYEGNNKGILEDVELNKLITETARDAVGSMVKSLTGRDGRVNMKKNIWTLIVEFLRGIGFSIPSPWQASAKKAGFENVNANSLDKLFDYLRFCLEQICADKEMESLLKALDGDYVIPGPGGDPIRNPGVLPSGKNIHALDPQSIPTVAAVASAKGVVDKLIERQKEEQGTWPETIACVLWGTDNIKTYGESLAQILWFVGVKPKPDSVGRVNKLELLSLQELGRPRIDVVVNCSGVFRDLFINQMALIDQAVKMAAEADEPIDQNFVRKHALEQAEKEGKSIRESASRVFSNASGSYSSNVNLAVENSTWEEENELQEMYLSRKTYAFNADNPGEMNQNRDVFESVMKTADVTFQNLDSSEISLTDVSHYFDSDPTNLIKNLRDDGKAPSSYIADTTTANAQVRSLSETIRLDSRTKLLNPKWYEGMLKSGYEGVREVSNRLNYTLGWSATSGQVDNFVYEESNETFINDPEMRKRLMELNPHSFRRIVGTLLEVNGRGYWETSDENIEQLKELYQEVEDRIEGVNTED from the coding sequence ATGTTTACACAGGTTCGCTCAGCCAATCGCAGAGTTTCACCTGTCGAGAATCACAAGCATAAAGCAGTGATGAAGGCCGTTTATGTGGTTCTTGAGCCTCAATATCAAAATGCTCTTACACAAGCTGCTAATTCATTAAATTCTCAAAATGGTCCCATTGGAATTGAACTTAATGGATATTTAATTGAAGAACTAAGAGACAATGCCAATTATGAAAGCTTTAAAAAAGATATAGAAAAAGCTGATCTATTCGTAGCTTCACTGATTTTTATTGAAGATTTAGCACAAAAAGTTGTTGAAGCAGTTGAACCTCATAAGGAAAATCTTAAAGCTGCGGTTGTATTTCCATCAATGCCCGAAGTGATGCGATTGAACAAATTGGGTACTTTTTCTATGGCCCAGTTAGGTCAAAGTAAAAGCATCATTGGTGATTTCATGAAGAAGAGGAAAGAATCAGGTGGTGCTGGCTTTCAAGATTCAATGTTGAAGCTTCTAAATACTCTTCCCTCAATTCTTAAGTATCTACCGGTTGACAAGGCTCAAGATGCTCGCAGTTTTATGCTTAGTTTTCAATATTGGTTAGGAGGGACTCCAGATAATCTGAAAAATTTCCTACTAATGCTTGGGCGCAAATATGTATTTGCAGAACTAAACATTGAAGAAGAAAAAATAGAAGTTGCAGAGCCTGAAGTATTCCCAGATTTAGGAATATGGCATCCTCTAGCACCAAATATGTTTGAGGATAAAAAAGAATATCTAAATTGGACTGCATCTAGAGATGACCTATCAAATAAGACCAAAGAAGGCCCAGTAATTGGTCTTGTACTTCAAAGAAGTCATATTGTTACTGGAGATGATGCTCACTACGTTGCCGTAATTCAAGAACTTGAATATAGGGGCGCAACAGTTATACCTATTTTTTGTGGTGGTTTAGATTTTTCTAAGCCAGTCAATGAATTTTATTACGATCCAATCAACCCAGACAAGCCAATTGTAGACGGAGTTGTATCACTTACTGGTTTTGCACTTGTAGGAGGTCCTGCAAGGCAAGATCACCCAAAAGCAATAGATGCATTAAAAAAACTCAATCGACCTTATATGGTTGCTCTTCCACTAGTTTTTCAAACAACACAAGAATGGGAAGGAAGTGATCTAGGTCTTCATCCCGTTCAAGTTGCGCTTCAGATTGCAATTCCTGAATTAGATGGAGCTATTGAGCCAATAGTATTATCTGGTCGTGATGATGCCACTGGCAAAGCTCATACACTTCAAGACAGAGTAGACGCAATAGCTGAAAGAGCTATTAGATGGTCATCACTAAGAATAAAAAAAAGAGACCAGAAGAAATTAGCAATTACCGTCTTTAGTTTTCCACCTGATAAAGGAAATGTTGGAACAGCTGCATACTTAGATGTGTTTGGCTCAATTTATAGAGTTTTAGAAGAAATGAAGCAGAAAGGTTATGACATAAAAGATATGCCTAGGAATCCAAAAGAATTGATGGAGACATTAATAAATGATCCTGAAGCTTTACAAGGTTCTCCTGAACTATCAATAGCTCATCGAATGAGCGTAAAAGAATATGAAAAATTGACTCCTTATTCTGAAAGGTTAGAAGAAAACTGGGGAAAGCCACCGGGAAATTTAAATAGTGACGGACAAAATCTTCTTATATATGGGAAAGAATTTGGCAATGTATTTGTTGGAGTACAACCAACTTTTGGATATGAAGGCGATCCTATGAGATTGCTTTATTCCAGGAGTGCTAGTCCTCATCATGGTTTTGCAGCTTATTACACTTATTTAGAAAAAGTTTGGAAGGCAGACGCAGTTCTACATTTTGGCACCCACGGATCACTTGAATTCATGCCTGGGAAACAAATGGGTATGAGTGAGACTTGTTATCCCGATTCATTAATTGGAGGTCTGCCTAATCTTTATTACTACGCAGCAAATAATCCTTCAGAAGCAACTATCGCAAAGAGAAGAGGCTATGCATCAACAATTAGTTATTTAACCCCCCCTGCTGAAAATGCTGGACTATATAAAGGTCTAAAAGAACTTGGAGAATTAGTTGGTTCCTATCAACAGTTACGAGAAAGTGGAAGAGGAATTCAAATTGTTAACGCCATAGTTGAAACATCAAAAAAATGTAATCTTGATGAAGATGTAAAACTACCTGAAAAAGATGCCTCCGAATTAGACATAGATGCAAGAGATTTGGTAGTAGGAAATGTTTATAAACAATTAATGGAAATAGAAAGTCGATTACTACCTTGCGGCTTGCACACTATTGGAAAACCAGCGACTGCTGAAGAAGCTATTGCAACATTAGTAAGTATCGCATCTATAGAAAGAGAAGATGATGGAATTAGATCTTTACCAGGTTTATTAGCTGAATCAAAAGGGAAAACAATTGAGGAAGTATATGAAGGCAATAACAAGGGAATATTAGAAGATGTTGAACTTAATAAACTAATTACAGAAACAGCAAGAGATGCCGTTGGTTCAATGGTTAAGTCTCTTACAGGAAGAGATGGGAGAGTAAATATGAAGAAGAATATTTGGACCCTAATTGTTGAATTCTTAAGAGGAATTGGTTTCTCAATCCCATCACCATGGCAAGCATCAGCGAAGAAAGCTGGTTTTGAAAATGTAAATGCAAATTCACTTGATAAATTGTTTGACTATTTAAGATTTTGTTTAGAGCAAATATGTGCAGATAAAGAAATGGAAAGCTTGTTAAAAGCTCTAGATGGTGATTATGTTATTCCTGGCCCAGGTGGAGATCCCATAAGGAATCCTGGAGTATTACCAAGTGGTAAAAATATTCATGCCTTAGATCCCCAATCGATACCAACAGTAGCGGCTGTGGCTTCAGCAAAAGGTGTGGTTGACAAACTTATTGAAAGACAAAAAGAGGAACAAGGTACATGGCCGGAAACTATTGCTTGCGTACTTTGGGGTACTGACAACATTAAAACCTATGGAGAATCACTTGCTCAAATCCTATGGTTCGTAGGTGTAAAACCCAAGCCAGACTCTGTTGGAAGGGTCAATAAATTAGAGCTCCTATCTCTTCAGGAATTAGGAAGACCAAGAATTGATGTAGTAGTGAACTGTTCTGGTGTATTTAGAGATTTATTTATAAACCAAATGGCATTGATTGATCAAGCAGTAAAAATGGCTGCTGAGGCAGATGAGCCAATCGATCAGAATTTCGTAAGAAAACATGCCCTTGAACAGGCAGAAAAGGAAGGGAAAAGCATCAGGGAATCTGCTAGCAGAGTTTTCTCAAACGCAAGTGGCAGTTATAGCTCGAATGTCAATTTAGCAGTAGAGAATTCAACATGGGAAGAAGAAAATGAGTTACAAGAAATGTACCTTTCAAGGAAGACATATGCTTTTAACGCTGATAATCCAGGAGAAATGAATCAGAACAGGGATGTATTTGAATCTGTTATGAAAACAGCTGACGTTACCTTCCAAAACCTTGATTCTTCAGAAATATCACTAACAGATGTAAGTCACTATTTTGATTCAGATCCAACAAATTTAATTAAAAATCTTAGAGATGATGGTAAAGCTCCCAGCAGTTACATAGCAGACACAACTACAGCCAACGCACAGGTCAGATCTTTAAGTGAAACTATTAGATTAGATTCTAGAACAAAATTACTTAATCCAAAATGGTACGAAGGAATGCTCAAGTCTGGATATGAGGGAGTAAGAGAGGTATCAAATAGACTTAATTACACATTAGGATGGAGTGCAACTAGTGGCCAAGTTGATAATTTCGTATATGAAGAGTCAAATGAAACCTTTATAAATGATCCAGAGATGAGGAAGAGATTAATGGAATTGAATCCTCATAGTTTTAGAAGAATAGTCGGTACACTTTTGGAAGTTAATGGGAGAGGATATTGGGAAACATCTGATGAGAATATTGAACAATTAAAAGAACTTTACCAAGAAGTAGAAGATAGAATTGAAGGAGTTAATACAGAAGATTAG
- the folP gene encoding dihydropteroate synthase: MQITKQYNKYLPEHWERETHLMAIVNITKDSFSDGGLYIDLPSAIKHASLCIKQGAHILDIGAQSTRPGASEVGAEIEIKRLLPLIKELKLLHPEIPISVDTYHHSVAEKVINTGADWINDVSGGRHDPEIFSVIADKDCPYILTHSRGNSKTMDSLATYSNVVNNVKDELLNQIDLAILKGINNEQIIIDPGLGFGKNVNQNLTLLKKIDEFVSMNYPVLIGASRKRFIGSVLNEPDPNKRIFGTSAVASRCVIAGVDILRVHDIKQISQVIRMTKSII, from the coding sequence TTGCAAATTACGAAACAATATAATAAATATCTACCAGAACATTGGGAAAGAGAAACCCATTTAATGGCAATAGTAAATATCACTAAAGATTCATTTAGTGATGGTGGACTTTATATTGACTTACCGTCTGCAATTAAACATGCATCATTATGTATTAAACAAGGAGCACACATTCTAGATATTGGGGCACAGAGCACACGACCAGGTGCATCTGAGGTTGGAGCCGAAATTGAGATTAAAAGATTGCTTCCTTTAATAAAAGAATTAAAATTATTACATCCCGAGATACCAATTTCTGTAGACACTTATCATCATTCTGTCGCAGAAAAAGTAATAAATACTGGTGCCGATTGGATTAACGATGTTAGTGGTGGTCGTCATGATCCCGAGATCTTTAGTGTTATTGCAGATAAAGATTGTCCTTATATTTTGACTCATAGTCGTGGAAATAGTAAGACAATGGATTCTTTGGCTACATATTCAAACGTTGTTAATAATGTGAAAGATGAATTATTAAATCAAATCGATTTAGCAATATTGAAAGGTATAAATAATGAACAAATAATTATTGATCCTGGATTGGGATTTGGAAAGAATGTTAATCAAAACTTAACCTTGCTTAAAAAAATAGATGAATTTGTTTCTATGAATTATCCAGTATTAATAGGCGCTTCTAGAAAAAGATTTATCGGGTCAGTTCTTAATGAACCGGACCCTAATAAAAGAATATTTGGTACCTCTGCAGTGGCTTCACGTTGCGTTATTGCTGGAGTTGATATTTTAAGAGTTCATGATATTAAACAAATTTCTCAGGTTATAAGAATGACAAAGTCTATTATTTAA
- the tpiA gene encoding triose-phosphate isomerase, with translation MRKPVIAGNWKMNMTCTEAIEYMRVLIPLLKDIPKKDREIVIAPPFTALYPLSEFIKDKSEYLSLSSQNVHWEDSGAYTAEVSPLMLNELSVKCAIVGHSEPRKYFSESDEQINKRAQSAQDHQLIPIVCVGETIEQRELGEAERVIRRQVDQGLEGIDVKRLIVAYEPIWAIGTGKTCEANEANRICGLIRKWTGYEDVIIQYGGSVKSNNIDEIMSMSDIDGVLVGGASLDPTNFARIANYETI, from the coding sequence GTGCGTAAACCCGTCATTGCAGGGAATTGGAAAATGAACATGACTTGTACTGAGGCGATTGAGTACATGCGTGTATTAATCCCATTATTGAAAGATATACCAAAAAAAGATAGGGAGATTGTTATTGCACCCCCATTTACAGCCCTGTACCCTCTCTCTGAGTTCATTAAGGATAAAAGCGAATATCTTTCTTTATCTAGCCAAAATGTTCATTGGGAGGATAGTGGAGCCTATACAGCCGAGGTTTCTCCTCTCATGCTTAACGAGCTCTCTGTTAAATGTGCAATTGTTGGACATAGTGAGCCACGAAAGTATTTCAGTGAAAGTGATGAACAAATAAATAAGAGAGCCCAATCGGCCCAAGATCATCAATTAATTCCAATTGTTTGTGTTGGAGAAACTATTGAACAAAGAGAGCTGGGTGAAGCAGAAAGGGTTATCAGAAGACAAGTTGATCAGGGTCTTGAAGGCATTGATGTTAAAAGGCTCATAGTCGCTTATGAACCAATTTGGGCAATAGGAACTGGCAAAACATGTGAAGCAAATGAGGCGAATAGGATTTGCGGATTGATTCGTAAATGGACTGGTTACGAAGATGTAATTATTCAATATGGTGGATCAGTTAAATCAAATAATATTGATGAAATCATGTCTATGTCAGATATTGATGGTGTATTAGTCGGTGGAGCCTCTTTAGATCCTACAAATTTTGCGAGAATTGCAAATTACGAAACAATATAA
- a CDS encoding RNA-binding S4 domain-containing protein, which produces MKLDQFLKFIGIVQTGGEAKMIIKSGKISVNGIVENRRGRKLIDGDQIIFANETYIVPNSDPLGRKLARSEK; this is translated from the coding sequence ATGAAATTAGATCAATTTCTGAAATTTATTGGGATCGTTCAGACTGGAGGAGAAGCTAAAATGATTATTAAATCAGGAAAAATATCAGTTAATGGCATAGTTGAAAACAGAAGAGGAAGAAAATTAATTGATGGTGATCAAATTATTTTTGCAAATGAAACATACATTGTTCCAAATTCTGATCCTCTAGGCCGTAAGTTGGCAAGAAGCGAAAAATGA
- a CDS encoding ABC transporter ATP-binding protein codes for MKQKNKINFIYLIERLKGHLPILLLGGISMFVYVICWPILAWLSGKLIPGIGQGNTKLVLTVILQALIIFIIQKTAQYLQDSLLAKPALSISQDLRTTLFRKLQKSNILFIEKLSSGDIAYRLTEDVDRVGEVIYKSIQDTTPSIFQLLAVFGYMIFIDWNLSLATIILAPLIALLVSNFGGRVLKASEKSQNKISSLAGLLSEAIQGLPMVKAFAVEEWLQNDFDKQVELHKEAKFNMLKLVALQHPIVGLIEVIGILSILSIGTFRIQTGGMSTEEFGSYFTALIMLIDPISHITTNYNELKQGQASLRRLNEITVNPHEISTSNRGLIPNKLDGKITFKNVFFSYSQDNEVIEDISLEIDSGKITALVGPSGAGKSTIFSLILKFIEPNKGSIFIDEYNLNKVNTNYLRRLIGIVPQKTFIFSGTIAEAIRFGRSTTRQNIVNAAKIANAHDFIEQFPDGYETFIEERGTNLSGGQLQRISIARALVGDPTILLLDEATSALDAEAEESVQKGLKQAMHSRTVLVIAHRLSTIQKADKIAVIEKGRICEVGNHKELINRQGRYKEFCDKQFIKSF; via the coding sequence ATGAAACAAAAAAACAAAATAAATTTCATTTACCTGATAGAGAGACTCAAGGGACATTTGCCAATTTTGCTGCTGGGTGGAATAAGCATGTTTGTATATGTAATTTGCTGGCCAATACTCGCATGGCTATCAGGAAAGTTAATACCTGGTATTGGTCAAGGAAATACAAAACTAGTTTTAACTGTAATTTTACAAGCACTAATTATTTTTATAATTCAAAAAACGGCACAATATCTACAAGATAGTCTCCTAGCAAAGCCCGCACTATCAATAAGCCAAGATCTTCGGACAACACTATTTAGAAAACTTCAAAAAAGTAATATACTATTCATAGAAAAACTTTCATCTGGAGATATTGCATACAGACTAACAGAGGATGTTGATCGAGTTGGAGAAGTTATTTATAAATCTATTCAAGATACGACACCATCCATATTTCAATTATTAGCCGTATTTGGTTACATGATATTTATTGACTGGAATTTATCACTTGCAACAATCATATTAGCTCCGTTAATTGCATTATTAGTTAGTAATTTTGGAGGAAGAGTATTAAAAGCATCCGAAAAAAGTCAAAATAAAATTAGCTCTTTAGCAGGTTTGCTTTCAGAGGCAATTCAAGGACTACCAATGGTTAAAGCATTTGCAGTAGAAGAGTGGTTGCAAAATGATTTTGATAAACAAGTTGAATTACATAAAGAAGCCAAATTTAATATGCTTAAGCTTGTAGCCCTTCAACATCCAATAGTTGGCTTAATAGAAGTAATAGGCATTTTGAGTATCCTCTCGATTGGAACATTTAGAATACAAACTGGGGGTATGTCTACCGAAGAATTTGGAAGTTATTTTACGGCACTAATAATGTTAATAGATCCAATAAGCCATATAACTACAAACTACAACGAATTAAAGCAGGGACAAGCATCACTTAGAAGATTAAATGAAATAACAGTCAATCCACATGAAATATCGACATCTAATAGAGGTTTGATACCCAATAAACTAGATGGGAAGATTACATTTAAGAATGTATTTTTTTCGTATAGCCAGGATAATGAAGTAATAGAGGATATAAGTTTAGAGATAGATAGTGGTAAAATCACTGCCCTAGTAGGTCCGTCGGGTGCAGGTAAAAGTACGATCTTTTCATTAATATTAAAATTCATAGAACCTAATAAAGGATCAATATTTATTGATGAGTACAATTTAAACAAAGTAAATACCAACTATTTACGAAGATTAATAGGCATAGTTCCCCAAAAAACATTTATATTTTCAGGGACCATTGCTGAAGCGATAAGATTTGGAAGGTCCACGACCAGACAAAACATTGTAAATGCTGCAAAAATTGCAAATGCTCACGATTTTATTGAACAATTCCCCGATGGCTACGAAACTTTTATAGAAGAAAGAGGTACCAATCTTTCAGGAGGTCAACTGCAAAGAATATCAATAGCAAGAGCTCTAGTAGGAGATCCAACAATTTTATTACTAGATGAAGCTACTAGCGCTTTGGATGCGGAAGCTGAAGAATCCGTTCAAAAAGGTCTTAAACAAGCTATGCATAGTAGAACAGTCTTAGTAATCGCTCATAGATTATCAACAATACAAAAGGCAGATAAAATAGCAGTTATTGAGAAAGGAAGAATATGCGAAGTAGGTAATCATAAAGAATTAATTAATAGGCAGGGAAGATATAAAGAGTTTTGCGATAAACAATTTATTAAAAGCTTTTAA
- a CDS encoding DUF6447 family protein, with translation MSNSKSNEMEAILTFEDKKYDLKNCPKEVQELVKGMQVADAQLRMHEDTLKVLAVGRQHLASQLKAKLETINPINNKQ, from the coding sequence ATGTCAAATAGCAAATCAAATGAAATGGAAGCTATTCTAACATTTGAAGATAAAAAATATGATCTTAAAAACTGTCCAAAAGAAGTACAGGAACTCGTGAAAGGTATGCAAGTTGCAGATGCACAATTAAGGATGCATGAAGACACCCTGAAAGTACTAGCAGTCGGTCGTCAACATCTTGCTTCGCAGTTAAAGGCAAAACTTGAAACAATAAATCCTATAAATAATAAGCAATAG
- a CDS encoding DUF1330 domain-containing protein: MGTKGYWLKQAKIESTAQFIEYVKTVVPWLRSVGGTIIAKDVNQNSDLNEWDGGQLGVIVEFESKAAAQKAFNSSEFQEYIKYSGIENQLSLSIIG, encoded by the coding sequence ATGGGAACAAAAGGGTATTGGCTCAAACAGGCCAAAATTGAAAGCACAGCTCAATTTATTGAATACGTTAAAACCGTGGTTCCATGGCTTAGATCAGTAGGTGGAACAATTATTGCTAAAGATGTGAATCAAAATTCAGATTTAAACGAATGGGATGGTGGTCAATTAGGGGTAATAGTTGAATTTGAATCTAAAGCTGCTGCTCAAAAGGCATTTAATTCATCAGAATTTCAAGAATATATAAAATATAGCGGAATTGAGAATCAATTATCCCTATCAATAATTGGATAA
- a CDS encoding DUF2862 domain-containing protein, with protein MIRDSSTLQKGQSLRVEINEVKDRLPQNILEKIRKDPVVELVGYKMVDGNQFGLVVKLTNGEINWFFEKELSEIM; from the coding sequence ATGATAAGAGACTCCTCAACTCTTCAAAAGGGACAAAGTTTAAGAGTTGAAATTAATGAAGTAAAAGATCGACTACCACAAAATATTCTTGAGAAAATAAGAAAGGATCCTGTTGTCGAATTAGTTGGTTATAAAATGGTAGATGGAAATCAATTTGGACTAGTAGTGAAACTTACTAATGGAGAAATAAATTGGTTTTTCGAAAAGGAATTATCAGAAATAATGTAA
- a CDS encoding uridine kinase family protein, which produces MKTIIITGPSGSGKSYLSNKLSKIFYNSIVIKTDSYYRDNILIQILSNFIYDIYDRPFSIKKDELNKTLRSIQNEDRFITFYNYNFILKKSTKSIKSINYNNDNQFLIIEGIFAHRLDLNYQDTINILCDGRKDICFQRRLKRDKRERGRNNIEVKNKFKQSWNLFYKNIKYYVNNYNVMEVNLLKKDSYNRLIINLKNIKNN; this is translated from the coding sequence ATGAAAACTATAATAATTACAGGCCCATCTGGCTCCGGAAAGTCATATTTAAGTAATAAGCTATCTAAAATATTTTATAATTCAATAGTAATAAAAACTGATTCATATTATAGAGATAATATATTAATCCAAATATTATCAAACTTTATATATGATATTTATGATAGGCCATTTAGTATAAAGAAAGACGAATTAAATAAAACACTTAGATCAATACAAAATGAAGATAGATTTATAACATTTTACAATTATAATTTTATATTGAAAAAATCAACAAAATCAATAAAATCAATCAACTATAATAATGACAATCAATTCTTAATAATAGAAGGAATATTTGCACATAGGTTAGATTTAAACTATCAAGATACTATAAATATTTTATGTGACGGGAGAAAAGACATCTGTTTTCAAAGAAGACTTAAAAGAGATAAGAGAGAAAGAGGAAGAAACAATATAGAAGTTAAAAACAAATTTAAACAGTCATGGAATTTATTCTATAAAAATATTAAATACTATGTTAACAATTATAATGTAATGGAAGTAAATCTATTGAAAAAAGATTCATACAATAGATTAATTATTAATTTAAAAAATATAAAAAATAACTAA